One genomic region from Pan troglodytes isolate AG18354 chromosome 14, NHGRI_mPanTro3-v2.0_pri, whole genome shotgun sequence encodes:
- the HMGB1 gene encoding high mobility group protein B1 isoform X1 has translation MGKGDPKKPRGKMSSYAFFVQTCREEHKKKHPDASVNFSEFSKKCSERWKTMSAKEKGKFEDMAKADKARYEREMKTYIPPKGETKKKFKDPNAPKRPPSAFFLFCSEYRPKIKGEHPGLSIGDVAKKLGEMWNNTAADDKQPYEKKAAKLKEKYEKDIAAYRAKGKPDAAKKGVVKAEKSKKKKEEEDDEEDEEDEEEEEDEEDEDEEEDDDDE, from the exons atGGGCAAAGGAGATCCTAAGAAGCCGAGAGGCAAAATGTCATCATATGCATTTTTTGTGCAAACTTGTCGGGAGGAGCATAAGAAGAAGCACCCAGATGCTTCAGTCAACTTCTCAGAGTTTTCTAAGAAGTGCTCAGAGAGGTGGAAG acCATGTCtgctaaagagaaaggaaaatttgaagATATGGCAAAGGCGGACAAGGCCCGttatgaaagagaaatgaaaacctatatcCCTCCCAAAGGGGAGACAAAAAAGAAGTTCAAGGATCCCAATGCACCCAAGAGGCCTCC ttcggccttcttcctcttctgctcTGAGTATCGCCCAAAAATCAAAGGAGAACATCCTGGCCTGTCCATTGGTGATGTTGCGAAGAAACTGGGAGAGATGTGGAATAACACTGCTGCAGATGACAAGCAGCCTTATGAAAAGAAGGCTGCGAAGCTGAAGGAAAAATACGAAAAG GATATTGCTGCATATCGAGCTAAAGGAAAGCCTGATGCAGCAAAAAAGGGAGTTGTCAAGgctgaaaaaagcaagaaaaagaaggaagaggaggacgatgaggaagatgaagaggatgaggaggaggaggaagatgaagaagatgaagatgaagaagaagatgatgatgatgaataa
- the HMGB1 gene encoding high mobility group protein B1 isoform X2 produces the protein MGKGDPKKPRGKMSSYAFFVQTCREEHKKKHPDASVNFSEFSKKCSERWKTMSAKEKGKFEDMAKADKARYEREMKTYIPPKGETKKKFKDPNAPKRPPSAFFLFCSEYRPKIKGEHPGLSIGDVAKKLGEMWNNTAADDKQPYEKKAAKLKEKYEKF, from the exons atGGGCAAAGGAGATCCTAAGAAGCCGAGAGGCAAAATGTCATCATATGCATTTTTTGTGCAAACTTGTCGGGAGGAGCATAAGAAGAAGCACCCAGATGCTTCAGTCAACTTCTCAGAGTTTTCTAAGAAGTGCTCAGAGAGGTGGAAG acCATGTCtgctaaagagaaaggaaaatttgaagATATGGCAAAGGCGGACAAGGCCCGttatgaaagagaaatgaaaacctatatcCCTCCCAAAGGGGAGACAAAAAAGAAGTTCAAGGATCCCAATGCACCCAAGAGGCCTCC ttcggccttcttcctcttctgctcTGAGTATCGCCCAAAAATCAAAGGAGAACATCCTGGCCTGTCCATTGGTGATGTTGCGAAGAAACTGGGAGAGATGTGGAATAACACTGCTGCAGATGACAAGCAGCCTTATGAAAAGAAGGCTGCGAAGCTGAAGGAAAAATACGAAAAG TTCTAG